The following are encoded in a window of Cucurbita pepo subsp. pepo cultivar mu-cu-16 chromosome LG12, ASM280686v2, whole genome shotgun sequence genomic DNA:
- the LOC111807069 gene encoding CMP-sialic acid transporter 3-like, giving the protein MKNGMIECCVCHSPLVSPTNKGISRAYDQHKIRISSKQRALNTLLVVGDCILVGMQPILVYMSKVDGKFMFSPISVNFLTEITKVIFAIVMLIIQARHQKVGEKPLLSISTFMQAARNNVLLAVPALLYAINNYLKFIMQLSFNPATVKMLSNLKVLVIAVLLKLIMRRHFSIIQWEALALLLIGISVNQLRSMPDTSTLGLTVTMSTYVYTLIFVTVPSLASVYNEYALKSQYDTSIYLQNLFLYGYGAIFNFMGILGTVVMKGPSSFDILQGHSKATMLLIANNAAQGILSSFFFKYADTILKKYSSTVATIFTGIASAILFGHQLTMNFVLGISIVFISMHQFFSPLSKVKDEQNGVTEMVDVDNQRSKGSFVNMAAGANEEASHLVGSDEREPLLPT; this is encoded by the exons ATGAAGAACGGAATGATAGAATGCTGTGTTTGTCACTCCCCGTTGGTTTCTCCAACTAACAAAGGTATATCGAGGGCATATGATCAACATAAGATCAGAATATCATCTAAGCAACGAGCCTTAAACACCCTCCTGGTTGTAGGTGATTGTATCTTGGTTGGTATGCAG CCTATTTTGGTTTATATGTCCAAGGTGGATGGGAAATTCATGTTCAGTCCAATTAGTGTTAACTTTTTGACCGAGATTACAAAGGTTATCTTTGCTATTGTTATGCTGATAATCCAG GCTAGACATCAGAAAGTTGGGGAAAAGCCTCTTCTCTCAATATCAACATTTATGCAG gcAGCACGTAACAATGTGCTTCTCGCTGTGCCAGCACTTCTCTATGCAATCAATAATTACCTGAAGTTTATCATGCAG CTATCTTTCAACCCTGCAACTGTGAAGATGCTTAGCAATTTAAAG GTTTTGGTGATTGCTGTCTTGCTAAAGTTGATTATGAGACgacatttttctattattcAG TGGGAAGCACTTGCTCTGCTGCTTATTGGCATAAGTGTAAATCAGTTGCGGTCCATGCCTGATACCTCCACTTTGGGTCTCACAGTTACCATGAGCACATATGTCTACACACTGATTTTT gtAACTGTTCCATCTCTCGCTTCTGTTTATAATGAATATGCTTTGAAGAGCCAGTATGATACTAGCATCTATCTTCAG aatttgtttttatatggATATGGCGCGATATTCAACTTCATGGGAATATTAGGAACAGTTGTTATGAAAG GTCCTAGCAGCTTTGATATACTCCAAGGTCATTCTAAAGCCACAATGCTGCTTATAGCTAATAATGCAGCACAAGGAATTCtatcctctttcttcttcaaatatgCAG ATACAATTCTGAAGAAGTACTCCTCAACAGTTGCTACCATATTTACAGGCATAGCGTCGGCCATCTTGTTTGGTCATCAGTTGACTATGAACTTTGTCTTGGGAATATCTATAGTGTTCATCTCTATGCACCAG TTCTTCTCACCCCTCTCAAAAGTCAAAGACGAGCAGAATGGGGTTACTGAAATGGTGGATGTGGATAACCAGAG GTCAAAGGGTTCCTTCGTAAATATGGCAGCAGGAGCAAATGAAGAG GCTAGTCATCTTGTTGGATCTGATGAGAGAGAGCCACTTCTTCCAACCTAA